One segment of Stomatobaculum sp. F0698 DNA contains the following:
- a CDS encoding adenine phosphoribosyltransferase, giving the protein MKTVADYVRTIPDFPEPGVMFRDITTILQDAEGLHLAVDGLREALKGVDYDVVVGPESRGFIFGVPLAYAEYKPFVPIRKAGKLPAETISETYELEYGHATIEIHKDAIKPGQRVVIVDDLIATGGTTEAMIRLIEKLGGVVEKVLVVIELKGLHGRDKLEGYPVFSLVSYEGK; this is encoded by the coding sequence ATGAAGACAGTGGCGGATTATGTGCGCACCATTCCGGATTTTCCGGAGCCCGGCGTCATGTTTCGGGATATCACGACGATTTTGCAGGACGCGGAGGGGCTGCACCTTGCGGTCGACGGTCTTCGCGAGGCACTGAAGGGTGTCGATTACGATGTCGTCGTGGGTCCGGAATCCCGCGGTTTTATTTTCGGTGTTCCGCTCGCCTATGCGGAGTATAAGCCCTTTGTTCCGATTCGGAAGGCGGGCAAGCTCCCGGCGGAGACCATTTCCGAGACCTATGAGCTGGAGTACGGCCATGCGACCATCGAGATCCATAAGGATGCGATCAAACCGGGACAGCGCGTCGTGATTGTCGACGACTTGATCGCGACCGGCGGCACGACGGAGGCCATGATACGCTTAATCGAAAAGCTCGGCGGCGTGGTCGAAAAGGTTTTGGTTGTGATTGAGTTAAAGGGACTGCACGGCAGAGATAAGCTGGAAGGCTATCCGGTCTTCTCGCTGGTGAGCTACGAGGGAAAGTAA
- a CDS encoding cob(I)yrinic acid a,c-diamide adenosyltransferase, whose protein sequence is MKACIHIYTGDGKGKTSAAMGLALRMAGHGKRVLLAQFLKDGSSGELAALRTLPELHCLRMEEHFGFFWTLSEAEREKEKAAVRRYFTEILEAVRREKPALLILDESIAAYRLGLIPQEAFLNFLDHRPEGLELVLTGRDAPEELLNRADYVSELIKRKHPFDEGLPAREGVEF, encoded by the coding sequence ATGAAAGCTTGTATACACATCTATACGGGGGACGGCAAGGGAAAGACAAGCGCTGCCATGGGGCTTGCGCTTCGCATGGCGGGACACGGAAAGCGCGTGCTGCTCGCCCAGTTCTTAAAGGACGGGAGTTCGGGCGAGCTTGCCGCCCTCCGAACATTGCCCGAACTGCACTGCCTCCGCATGGAGGAGCACTTCGGCTTTTTTTGGACCCTCAGCGAGGCGGAGCGAGAAAAAGAAAAGGCAGCCGTGCGGCGCTATTTCACGGAAATCTTGGAGGCGGTCCGGCGGGAAAAGCCGGCGCTCCTGATTCTCGATGAGAGCATAGCGGCCTATCGTCTGGGGCTTATTCCGCAGGAGGCCTTCCTTAACTTCTTGGACCATAGGCCCGAGGGCCTGGAGCTCGTGCTGACCGGGCGGGATGCGCCGGAGGAACTTCTGAATCGCGCCGACTATGTCTCGGAACTAATCAAGCGGAAGCACCCCTTTGACGAGGGGCTTCCCGCGCGGGAAGGGGTGGAGTTTTGA
- a CDS encoding ribonuclease domain-containing protein, whose amino-acid sequence MREKLMRGLRRLLVLLPVLFLLVGCAAQGSGAESRAESQSEQTALATEAESTQRESSESGTAKSKKKQKKSKKSKKSKQSDKRQSDKAATSASETLTEAETSEALASTAAEETRAAKKSATATRASERGTEAGAGIREDGSYTSRDEVALYLHTYGKLPKNFISKKDAEEQGFRFGEGDFGEAFPGMSVGGSRFGNYEGQLPEKAGRRYYECDIDYQGGRRNAKRLVYSNDGLIFYTDDHYKSFTQLY is encoded by the coding sequence ATGAGAGAGAAGCTGATGCGGGGGCTTCGGCGCCTACTGGTACTGCTTCCCGTTCTCTTCCTGCTGGTTGGCTGTGCGGCGCAGGGAAGCGGTGCAGAGAGCCGGGCGGAAAGCCAATCCGAGCAGACGGCCCTTGCAACGGAAGCGGAGAGCACGCAGAGGGAAAGTTCGGAGAGCGGCACCGCGAAGTCGAAGAAGAAACAGAAGAAGTCCAAAAAATCCAAGAAATCCAAACAGTCCGACAAGCGGCAGAGTGACAAAGCAGCGACAAGTGCCTCCGAGACTCTGACCGAAGCAGAGACGAGCGAAGCACTTGCGAGCACAGCCGCCGAGGAGACGCGCGCCGCAAAGAAGAGTGCTACCGCGACGCGTGCGTCGGAGCGTGGTACCGAGGCAGGAGCCGGTATCCGCGAGGACGGCAGCTACACCTCCCGCGATGAGGTTGCGCTCTACCTCCACACCTACGGAAAGCTCCCGAAAAACTTTATTTCGAAGAAGGACGCAGAAGAACAGGGCTTCCGCTTCGGAGAAGGTGATTTCGGTGAGGCCTTTCCCGGCATGAGTGTCGGCGGTTCCCGCTTCGGCAATTACGAGGGACAGCTCCCCGAGAAGGCGGGACGGCGCTATTACGAGTGTGACATCGACTATCAGGGCGGGCGGCGCAATGCAAAGCGCTTGGTCTACTCAAACGACGGGCTGATTTTTTACACCGACGATCACTACAAGAGTTTCACGCAGCTCTATTGA
- a CDS encoding adenosylcobinamide-GDP ribazoletransferase, producing MKYLRAFCIAAAMYSRLPVPNVRWDEESKAAVLLLFPLLGVIEAGLIYAAAIFMLRISVAAPLEALCLTALPLLFTGGIHFDGFLDTADALGSWKGKEEKLAILKDVHAGSAAVLQGGLMLLGGFAAWLTLFETGRLPEYLPQLLPIFLMSRALSALSIYLLPNARGAGTVYDFTLSRARRTGQLLSSLYLILAAAALFGTGSLFTGACIFAAVLLSAVYSGARAALSFGGMTGDLAGFLLTNCEAAGLIAAALAFRI from the coding sequence ATGAAGTATCTCCGCGCTTTTTGTATTGCCGCAGCCATGTATTCGCGGCTTCCGGTGCCGAATGTGCGCTGGGATGAGGAGAGCAAGGCAGCCGTACTCCTGTTATTTCCGCTGCTCGGCGTCATTGAGGCGGGACTCATCTACGCGGCGGCGATTTTCATGCTGCGCATTTCGGTAGCTGCGCCGCTCGAGGCCCTTTGTCTCACGGCCTTGCCCCTCCTCTTTACCGGCGGCATTCACTTTGACGGCTTTTTGGACACGGCGGATGCACTGGGTTCCTGGAAGGGAAAAGAAGAGAAACTCGCCATTTTAAAAGATGTGCATGCGGGTTCCGCGGCGGTCTTACAGGGCGGACTCATGTTGCTCGGCGGCTTTGCGGCCTGGCTTACCCTCTTTGAGACAGGACGGCTTCCCGAATATCTGCCCCAACTTTTGCCGATCTTCCTCATGAGCCGCGCGCTCAGTGCGCTCTCCATCTATCTGCTCCCGAACGCGCGGGGGGCCGGAACGGTGTACGACTTTACCTTGTCGCGCGCCAGGCGAACGGGGCAGCTCCTATCGAGCCTCTATTTGATACTTGCCGCGGCGGCTCTTTTCGGCACGGGTTCTCTGTTTACGGGCGCTTGCATTTTCGCTGCCGTGCTGCTCTCGGCGGTATATAGCGGCGCTCGCGCAGCTCTCTCCTTCGGCGGCATGACGGGAGACCTTGCGGGCTTTCTCTTAACGAACTGCGAGGCGGCCGGCCTCATCGCCGCCGCGCTTGCATTCCGCATTTAA
- the cobK gene encoding precorrin-6A reductase — MSEQKVLLFGGTTEGRELAAWLRESDIPVLSHVATEYGEALLREEALPAESGRLNEPEMRELLESGAFSVVVDATHPFATEVSGNIREAAKEAGVFYCRVLRAAAEESEEVRLAEARLIARGLFSVFASQREAAAYLAGTEGTVFLSTGSKELSVYDALPRERLAVRILPGEEALQKAVEARLPLANIVAMQGPFSTALNEALLQRFDARYLVSKKSGQPGSYLEKLLACERLGVAFLAIRRPAEEGGYSMEEAKALLRQRFGGGETKKEIAIVGIGPGRAGLLTAEAREVIVNAELLIGASRMKDFALALFRAAGRQAPACADSYRPSEIAALAEQSQAKRIAVLTSGDTSFFSLTRQLTKALAAREALPKPVIYPGISSLAFFAAKLGFSTEGLPSLRLHGRKQALLPVILKQRRAFVILEGASQLDELRELAAALGRFGAGDACFSFGANLALPDERIFSATAKDFAEEALTEEFAALPPHVLLCLYLALPDASAARPLSPGIPDACFLREKTPLTKRQIRAAAISLLGVREDAVCWDIGSGTGGMTAELAMAAPRGEVLAVECDEEAFALTGQNIRRFALSQVKQYFGRAPEVLADLPKPDCVFVGGSTGEMAAIFTAVFGKNHAARVVATAVSLETIAELSALCAAYERAGCHVECLQLSAAETKKLGRYHLLFGQNPTMLFLIEGGAACKN, encoded by the coding sequence ATGAGTGAGCAAAAAGTCCTGTTGTTCGGCGGAACCACCGAGGGGCGGGAACTGGCAGCCTGGCTTCGGGAGAGCGATATTCCGGTGCTGAGCCATGTCGCGACCGAATACGGGGAGGCCTTACTGCGAGAGGAGGCGCTTCCGGCCGAGTCCGGCAGACTCAATGAACCGGAAATGCGGGAGCTCTTGGAATCGGGCGCGTTTTCCGTGGTTGTCGATGCAACCCACCCCTTTGCGACCGAGGTATCCGGAAACATTCGGGAGGCAGCGAAAGAGGCGGGGGTTTTCTACTGCCGTGTGCTGCGCGCGGCGGCCGAGGAGAGCGAGGAAGTGCGGCTAGCCGAGGCGAGACTGATTGCGCGGGGACTCTTTTCGGTCTTTGCAAGTCAGCGCGAGGCGGCGGCATACTTAGCGGGAACGGAGGGAACGGTCTTTCTTTCGACCGGCAGCAAGGAGCTCTCGGTCTATGATGCGCTCCCGCGGGAGCGGCTCGCGGTTCGCATTTTGCCGGGCGAAGAGGCGCTTCAAAAGGCTGTCGAGGCGAGGCTTCCGCTCGCCAATATTGTGGCGATGCAGGGGCCCTTCTCGACCGCGCTGAATGAGGCGCTCTTACAGCGCTTTGACGCGCGCTACTTAGTCAGCAAGAAGTCGGGGCAGCCCGGCAGTTATCTTGAAAAACTGCTGGCCTGCGAGCGGCTCGGTGTCGCTTTTCTCGCGATACGGCGGCCTGCGGAAGAGGGCGGTTATTCCATGGAGGAAGCAAAGGCACTGCTTCGGCAGCGCTTTGGCGGAGGAGAGACGAAAAAAGAAATCGCCATCGTCGGCATAGGGCCGGGGCGAGCGGGGCTTTTAACCGCGGAGGCGCGGGAAGTCATAGTAAACGCCGAGCTCTTAATCGGGGCAAGCCGCATGAAGGACTTTGCGCTTGCACTCTTTCGGGCAGCCGGTCGGCAGGCACCTGCCTGCGCGGATAGCTACCGGCCGTCCGAGATTGCCGCGCTTGCGGAGCAGAGTCAGGCAAAGCGCATTGCGGTGCTGACCAGCGGGGACACAAGTTTCTTTTCGCTGACCCGTCAGCTTACGAAAGCCCTTGCCGCGCGGGAGGCACTGCCGAAGCCCGTGATCTACCCCGGTATTTCTTCGCTCGCCTTTTTTGCGGCAAAGCTCGGCTTCTCGACCGAGGGGCTTCCGAGTCTGCGCCTCCACGGGCGAAAGCAGGCCTTGCTCCCGGTTATATTAAAGCAAAGAAGGGCCTTCGTGATTCTGGAGGGGGCTTCGCAGCTTGACGAACTCCGGGAACTCGCGGCGGCGCTTGGCCGCTTCGGTGCGGGGGATGCGTGCTTTTCGTTCGGCGCAAATTTAGCCCTCCCGGATGAGCGCATCTTTTCGGCGACTGCGAAGGACTTTGCGGAAGAGGCACTCACGGAGGAATTTGCGGCGCTCCCGCCGCATGTGCTGCTTTGCCTCTACCTAGCGCTGCCGGATGCATCCGCGGCGCGTCCCTTGAGCCCCGGCATTCCGGATGCGTGCTTTCTCCGCGAGAAGACGCCGCTCACCAAGCGGCAGATACGCGCGGCGGCAATCAGTCTGCTCGGCGTACGGGAGGATGCGGTTTGCTGGGATATCGGGAGCGGCACGGGCGGCATGACCGCCGAGCTCGCCATGGCGGCACCCCGCGGGGAGGTCTTAGCCGTGGAGTGCGATGAGGAGGCCTTTGCGCTTACGGGACAGAATATAAGGCGCTTTGCGCTCTCGCAGGTAAAGCAGTACTTCGGCCGTGCGCCGGAAGTTCTCGCGGACCTTCCGAAGCCGGACTGCGTCTTTGTGGGTGGCAGCACCGGGGAGATGGCGGCAATCTTTACGGCTGTTTTTGGGAAGAATCACGCGGCGCGCGTGGTCGCGACCGCCGTGAGTCTTGAGACCATCGCAGAGCTCTCGGCGCTTTGCGCAGCGTATGAGCGCGCGGGCTGCCATGTCGAGTGCCTGCAACTCAGCGCGGCCGAGACCAAGAAGCTGGGGCGCTATCATCTCTTGTTCGGACAGAACCCGACCATGCTCTTTTTGATTGAAGGAGGTGCGGCATGCAAAAACTGA
- the cbiD gene encoding cobalt-precorrin-5B (C(1))-methyltransferase CbiD encodes MRSEALEKALAPYAAFEDGKRLRAGFTTGSAAAAAASAAATLLFSGERCEAVLLRTPVGALLPIPIECAELRDENGVRTALAAVRKDAGDDPDVTDGLLFYASVRTERSRGTGNSERSESTAAQAGTEKVSAADASALPVVLCGGPGVGRVTKPGLEQPVGEAAINRVPRNMIAEAVRAAYRESASAPLAPEERVVVTLSCPEGEEKAQKTFNPKLGIEGGLSILGTEGIVRPMSRRALIETIVTDVKFHLTERDCLLAVPGSYGLHFLEDHFGLGAADPVVMSNFVGETLDAAVQYGAKGVLLAGHLGKFVKLAGGIMNTHSREADCRLELLAIHAFQVGAPRELVTAVLKAGLTTEAVRLLKEAGYLKATSESLLSAMERAAESRVRGETEIGILVYTLEDGVLAESRNARDLMRRSIGGGEK; translated from the coding sequence TTGAGAAGCGAGGCACTTGAAAAAGCGCTTGCACCCTATGCGGCCTTTGAGGACGGAAAGCGTCTTCGCGCGGGTTTTACGACCGGGAGCGCGGCCGCGGCTGCGGCTTCCGCTGCGGCGACCCTGCTTTTTTCGGGCGAGCGCTGCGAGGCGGTTTTGCTTCGCACGCCGGTCGGCGCCCTGCTCCCGATTCCGATCGAATGCGCGGAGCTGCGTGACGAAAACGGTGTGAGAACCGCGCTTGCGGCGGTGCGAAAGGACGCGGGCGATGATCCCGATGTGACGGATGGGCTTCTCTTTTACGCGAGCGTCCGCACGGAGAGGAGCAGAGGCACAGGAAACAGCGAGAGAAGCGAAAGCACTGCGGCGCAGGCGGGAACGGAGAAAGTTTCGGCGGCGGATGCTTCGGCGCTTCCGGTGGTACTCTGCGGCGGCCCGGGCGTGGGCCGGGTGACCAAGCCGGGGCTCGAACAGCCGGTCGGTGAAGCGGCCATTAACCGCGTGCCGCGGAATATGATTGCGGAGGCGGTGCGGGCCGCATACCGAGAGAGCGCTTCCGCGCCGCTTGCCCCCGAAGAGCGCGTCGTTGTGACCCTCTCCTGCCCGGAGGGAGAGGAGAAGGCCCAAAAGACCTTTAACCCGAAGCTCGGCATAGAAGGCGGGCTCTCGATACTCGGGACCGAGGGCATCGTGCGCCCCATGAGTCGGCGCGCCCTCATCGAGACCATCGTGACGGATGTCAAATTCCATTTGACGGAGCGGGACTGCCTGCTCGCCGTGCCCGGGAGTTACGGGCTTCATTTCCTGGAAGATCACTTTGGACTCGGTGCGGCGGATCCCGTGGTCATGAGTAATTTTGTCGGTGAAACCCTGGATGCCGCGGTACAGTACGGGGCGAAGGGCGTGCTGCTCGCGGGACATCTCGGGAAGTTTGTAAAGCTAGCGGGCGGTATTATGAATACACACTCCCGCGAGGCGGACTGCCGCCTGGAACTACTCGCAATCCACGCCTTTCAGGTGGGCGCGCCGCGTGAGCTCGTTACGGCGGTCTTAAAGGCCGGGCTCACGACAGAGGCTGTGCGGCTCTTAAAAGAGGCGGGCTATCTCAAGGCGACTTCCGAGAGCCTGCTTAGCGCAATGGAGCGCGCGGCAGAGAGCCGCGTGCGGGGGGAGACGGAAATCGGTATTTTGGTATATACCCTGGAGGACGGCGTACTCGCGGAGAGTCGAAACGCGCGGGATTTGATGCGCCGCAGCATAGGAGGGGGAGAAAAATGA
- a CDS encoding cobyrinate a,c-diamide synthase: MQKLMVAALSSGAGKTSVSMGLAALFRQAGKSVQVYKTGPDYIDPQFYAPITGRRCINLDPYFLCESELIETFSRYQGEADILLVEAAMGLTDGIAGQGDRASALQVARTLSLPILLLVARGSEEEAAEKLSALTAEDRARIRGLVLNEGGKGVAEPGTELPRELAGIPVLGRIPALGAQTLKSRHLGLVVPLEAEEILGFARRMAAALKEALPDDFFFGGGAAETPFRVGIARDEAFSFFYEENLRVLRELGCEPVFFSPLRERALPAGLSGLWLPGGYPELYAEALENQTSLLEDIRDAVQGGLPTVAECGGFMFLLESLEDVNGLTHEMVGALPGRAFRTEKLQRFGYIEIKAKEDTLLLKAGESLRGHEFHYWDASENGESCLATKANGSKSWDCVQGSATLFAGYPHIYLANEAGQWAAARFAAACRAFQRAREAARC, encoded by the coding sequence ATGCAAAAACTGATGGTGGCGGCGCTCTCATCAGGTGCGGGAAAAACGAGTGTCAGCATGGGACTCGCGGCTCTCTTTCGGCAGGCCGGAAAGAGCGTACAGGTCTATAAGACGGGGCCGGACTACATTGACCCTCAGTTCTACGCTCCCATTACCGGCAGGCGCTGCATCAATTTAGATCCCTATTTTCTGTGTGAGAGCGAGCTTATCGAGACCTTTTCGCGCTATCAAGGCGAGGCGGATATTCTCCTCGTCGAGGCCGCGATGGGGCTCACGGACGGCATTGCGGGGCAGGGGGACAGGGCTTCTGCGCTCCAAGTTGCGCGAACCCTCTCTCTGCCGATACTTCTCCTGGTGGCAAGAGGTTCGGAAGAAGAGGCGGCGGAAAAACTATCGGCGCTTACGGCAGAGGACCGCGCGCGCATTCGGGGCCTCGTCTTAAACGAAGGCGGCAAGGGAGTGGCAGAACCCGGGACAGAGCTGCCGCGCGAACTTGCCGGCATTCCGGTACTCGGGCGCATCCCGGCGCTCGGCGCGCAGACCTTAAAGAGTCGTCACCTGGGGCTTGTTGTGCCGCTCGAAGCGGAGGAGATACTGGGCTTTGCGCGGCGAATGGCGGCGGCCCTTAAAGAGGCCTTGCCGGATGACTTTTTTTTCGGCGGCGGAGCGGCGGAAACGCCCTTCCGTGTCGGCATAGCGCGGGACGAGGCTTTCTCTTTCTTCTACGAAGAAAATCTTCGCGTTCTGCGGGAGCTCGGCTGCGAACCTGTCTTTTTCAGTCCCTTAAGAGAGCGGGCGCTTCCGGCGGGCTTATCCGGGCTCTGGCTTCCCGGCGGCTACCCGGAACTTTACGCGGAGGCGCTTGAAAACCAAACTTCTCTTCTCGAGGACATACGGGACGCGGTGCAGGGCGGGCTTCCGACCGTTGCGGAGTGCGGCGGCTTTATGTTCCTGCTGGAGAGCCTCGAGGATGTGAACGGGCTCACGCATGAGATGGTCGGCGCCCTTCCCGGACGGGCCTTCCGCACCGAGAAACTGCAGCGCTTCGGTTATATTGAAATCAAAGCGAAGGAAGATACGCTGCTTCTAAAAGCGGGAGAGAGCCTTCGCGGGCACGAATTTCACTACTGGGATGCGAGCGAGAACGGCGAGAGCTGCCTTGCGACCAAGGCAAACGGCAGTAAGTCCTGGGACTGCGTGCAGGGGAGCGCGACCCTCTTTGCGGGCTACCCGCATATTTATCTCGCAAACGAGGCAGGGCAGTGGGCCGCTGCGCGCTTTGCGGCGGCCTGCCGCGCCTTTCAGCGGGCCCGCGAGGCGGCAAGATGCTAG
- a CDS encoding bifunctional adenosylcobinamide kinase/adenosylcobinamide-phosphate guanylyltransferase gives MLVLYAGGSASGKSEAAEAAAVRAAKAAGTPLIYLATMERGGREAEARIEKHRAQRAEKGFRTIERPRAVHELTLPAGAVVLLEDLGNLVGNELFSPEAAALSEADVLRALNESLLSLEAKCGQLILVGALLAEEPRYADPDTERYVRIFSALQNALAASAEAVYLAELGILRCIKRKEDV, from the coding sequence ATGCTAGTGCTCTATGCGGGCGGCAGCGCGAGCGGTAAATCGGAGGCGGCGGAAGCAGCGGCCGTGCGCGCGGCTAAGGCGGCGGGAACTCCGCTCATTTACCTCGCGACCATGGAGCGCGGCGGGCGGGAAGCGGAAGCGCGGATTGAAAAGCACCGCGCGCAGCGCGCCGAGAAGGGCTTCCGAACCATAGAACGTCCGCGCGCGGTGCACGAACTCACGCTGCCCGCGGGCGCTGTGGTTCTCTTGGAGGATCTCGGAAATTTAGTCGGGAACGAACTCTTTTCGCCGGAGGCGGCCGCGCTCTCCGAAGCGGATGTACTGCGGGCACTCAACGAGAGCCTGCTTTCCCTCGAGGCGAAGTGCGGGCAACTTATCTTGGTCGGCGCCCTGCTCGCGGAGGAGCCGCGATATGCGGATCCCGACACCGAGCGCTATGTGCGCATCTTTTCCGCGCTTCAGAATGCGCTCGCCGCGAGCGCGGAAGCCGTGTATCTCGCGGAGCTCGGAATCCTGCGCTGTATCAAACGGAAGGAGGATGTATGA
- the recJ gene encoding single-stranded-DNA-specific exonuclease RecJ, which produces MRDTKWMVYSKRADFGAISARFSVSPMLARILINRDIAEDEMDTYLNGSLDAIPSGDLLPDMARSVEILAEKIRARKSIRIIGDYDIDGVCSTYILLQGMRALGANADYDIPDRIADGYGLNLRLVERAAAEGVDTIVTCDNGIAARNEVAAAVEQGLTVIVTDHHEVAHGEDGEELLPPAHAVIDPKREGAQYPFSSICGAVVAWKLIEELYLHFGKPKEDARVLLPFAAIATVGDVMPLRKENRIIVREGLKAIGSCENSGLQKLIARCELNPAALSTYHIGFVIGPCLNAGGRLESAKLGLSMLLEEDETRAEEAAERLKALNDQRKQMTENGIRAASEEIDALPELPKVLVVYLKDCHESVAGIIAGRLKEKYYRPSFVLTDSQEAGFLKGSGRSIEGYHMFHALEEVSPLLSKFGGHPMAAGLTLPETELTSFREQLNRNAELSEAQLIETQWIDIALPFAYANEDLIAELSRMEPFGQGNVRPCFGQRHVEIRSARVLGKNRNVVKLSLRDEAGTVREAIAFTDGDAFLAEMAESKYFAVLYFPELNEYLGRTSLQLVLKAWKFER; this is translated from the coding sequence ATGCGAGATACCAAGTGGATGGTTTACAGCAAGCGGGCCGATTTCGGGGCGATTTCGGCCCGCTTTTCCGTGTCGCCCATGCTCGCGCGTATTTTGATTAACCGCGATATCGCCGAGGATGAGATGGATACGTATTTGAACGGGAGTCTTGATGCGATTCCGAGCGGAGATCTGCTGCCCGACATGGCGCGGAGTGTCGAAATTCTGGCGGAAAAAATACGGGCGCGAAAGTCAATACGCATCATCGGAGACTACGACATCGACGGTGTTTGCTCGACCTACATTCTATTGCAGGGCATGCGGGCGCTCGGCGCAAATGCGGACTATGATATTCCGGACCGCATTGCGGACGGCTACGGCCTAAACCTGCGCCTGGTGGAGCGCGCGGCAGCCGAGGGTGTGGATACCATCGTGACTTGCGACAACGGCATTGCGGCGCGGAACGAAGTTGCGGCCGCCGTGGAGCAGGGGCTCACGGTCATCGTGACAGATCACCACGAGGTGGCGCACGGCGAAGACGGTGAGGAGTTACTGCCGCCCGCCCACGCGGTCATAGACCCGAAGCGCGAGGGGGCGCAGTATCCCTTTTCTTCGATCTGCGGCGCGGTGGTCGCCTGGAAGCTGATTGAAGAGCTCTACCTGCACTTCGGAAAGCCCAAAGAGGATGCAAGGGTGCTGTTGCCCTTTGCGGCGATTGCGACGGTCGGCGATGTGATGCCGCTCCGAAAGGAGAACCGCATCATCGTGCGAGAAGGGCTGAAAGCAATCGGCAGCTGCGAGAATTCGGGGCTTCAAAAGCTGATTGCGCGCTGCGAGTTAAACCCGGCGGCGCTTTCTACCTATCACATCGGCTTTGTGATAGGCCCTTGCTTAAACGCGGGCGGCCGTCTGGAGAGCGCAAAGCTCGGACTCTCGATGCTTTTGGAAGAAGATGAAACGCGGGCCGAAGAGGCTGCGGAGCGCCTGAAGGCGCTGAACGATCAGAGAAAGCAGATGACGGAGAACGGCATACGCGCGGCCTCGGAGGAGATCGATGCGCTGCCCGAACTCCCGAAAGTATTGGTGGTCTATCTAAAGGATTGTCACGAGTCGGTGGCCGGCATCATTGCGGGGCGGCTCAAGGAGAAGTACTACCGCCCGAGCTTTGTGCTGACGGACAGTCAGGAAGCCGGATTTTTAAAGGGCTCGGGGCGAAGCATTGAGGGCTATCACATGTTTCATGCGCTCGAGGAAGTCTCTCCCCTCCTCAGCAAATTCGGCGGGCACCCCATGGCGGCGGGGCTCACGCTTCCGGAGACCGAATTGACGAGCTTCCGGGAGCAACTCAATCGAAACGCCGAACTCAGCGAAGCGCAGCTCATAGAGACCCAGTGGATTGACATTGCGCTTCCCTTTGCCTATGCGAACGAGGATTTGATTGCGGAGCTCTCGCGCATGGAGCCCTTCGGACAGGGCAATGTGCGCCCCTGCTTCGGGCAGAGGCATGTGGAGATACGGAGCGCCAGGGTGCTCGGAAAGAACCGGAATGTCGTGAAATTAAGTCTCCGGGACGAAGCCGGAACGGTGAGAGAGGCAATTGCCTTCACCGACGGCGACGCCTTCCTTGCGGAGATGGCGGAAAGCAAGTATTTCGCTGTCCTCTATTTTCCGGAACTGAACGAATATCTCGGCAGAACAAGCTTGCAACTTGTGTTGAAAGCATGGAAATTTGAGCGCTGA